From a region of the Paenibacillus sp. FSL R10-2734 genome:
- the hxlA gene encoding 3-hexulose-6-phosphate synthase: protein MKLQLALDLVDITGAKEIVSEVAEYIDIVEIGTPIVINEGLHAVKAIKEAFPALTVLADLKIMDAGGYEVMKAVEAGADIVTVLGVSDDATIRGAVEEAKKTNKEILVDLINVKDIKTRAAEVDALGVDYVCVHSGYDHQAEGKNSFADLNAIKSVVKQAKTAIAGGIKLSTLPEVIAANPDLVIVGGGITGEADQKAAAAEMKRLVSQA, encoded by the coding sequence ATGAAATTACAATTAGCGCTGGATCTAGTAGACATTACGGGAGCAAAAGAGATTGTTTCGGAAGTTGCTGAATATATAGATATCGTTGAAATTGGAACACCTATCGTTATTAATGAAGGCTTACATGCGGTGAAAGCAATCAAGGAAGCTTTTCCTGCTTTGACCGTATTGGCTGATTTAAAAATTATGGATGCTGGCGGATATGAAGTGATGAAGGCGGTGGAAGCTGGTGCGGATATCGTTACTGTGCTTGGTGTGTCCGATGATGCTACCATTAGAGGTGCAGTGGAGGAAGCTAAGAAGACAAATAAAGAGATTCTAGTTGACCTGATTAATGTAAAAGATATTAAGACAAGAGCGGCTGAAGTAGATGCACTTGGCGTAGACTATGTCTGCGTGCACTCTGGGTACGATCACCAAGCGGAAGGAAAGAATTCTTTTGCTGATTTGAATGCGATTAAGAGTGTGGTTAAGCAGGCCAAAACAGCTATCGCTGGGGGGATCAAGCTGAGCACACTTCCGGAAGTTATCGCAGCGAATCCTGATCTTGTTATCGTTGGCGGCGGCATCACAGGCGAAGCTGACCAAAAGGCGGCTGCTGCAGAAATGAAGCGTCTAGTTAGCCAGGCGTAA
- the hxlB gene encoding 6-phospho-3-hexuloisomerase — protein MDTLKYAQQIIEELQRSISQLDHKEAERMAELLLQANKVFVAGAGRSGLMGRAFAMRLMHVGKEVYVVGETVTPGIEPGDVLVLGSGSGETKGLISMAEKAKGVGAEVIAVTIVPDSTVGRLASYVVKLPGSPKDQVSGSYSTIQPMASLFEQTMLVFYDAVILRMMEKTGQTTKQMFGKHANLE, from the coding sequence ATGGATACATTGAAATATGCGCAGCAAATTATAGAGGAGCTTCAGCGCTCCATCTCTCAGCTTGATCATAAAGAGGCTGAACGAATGGCTGAACTTCTTCTTCAGGCGAACAAGGTATTTGTGGCTGGGGCTGGTAGATCAGGACTGATGGGACGAGCCTTTGCAATGCGTTTAATGCATGTCGGTAAAGAGGTATATGTCGTAGGTGAGACGGTGACCCCGGGGATTGAACCAGGTGATGTGCTTGTGCTCGGTTCCGGTTCAGGAGAGACGAAAGGGCTGATCTCTATGGCCGAGAAGGCCAAAGGAGTGGGTGCAGAGGTTATTGCCGTTACGATTGTGCCGGATTCCACCGTCGGACGTTTAGCAAGTTATGTAGTAAAGCTGCCAGGGTCTCCAAAAGATCAGGTAAGTGGGAGTTACAGTACGATACAGCCGATGGCTTCTTTGTTTGAACAGACGATGTTAGTCTTTTATGATGCGGTTATTCTGCGAATGATGGAGAAGACAGGGCAAACGACTAAGCAGATGTTCGGCAAGCATGCTAATTTAGAGTAA
- a CDS encoding helix-turn-helix domain-containing protein has product MATEIKDRINLKEINCEKELTLAVIGGKWKLIILWHLGLEGTKRFSELKKLIPHITQKMLTNQLRELEEDQLVLRKVYAEVPPKVEYSLTSYGQSLLPVLRLMYDWGKNYGENVIWKDTPPEERC; this is encoded by the coding sequence ATGGCAACTGAGATTAAAGACCGCATAAACTTGAAGGAAATTAATTGTGAGAAGGAATTGACGCTTGCGGTTATCGGAGGTAAATGGAAGCTGATTATCCTATGGCATCTTGGGCTTGAAGGGACTAAACGGTTTAGTGAGCTGAAGAAGCTGATTCCTCATATTACACAAAAAATGTTGACCAACCAACTACGTGAGCTTGAAGAGGACCAGTTGGTTCTAAGAAAAGTATATGCCGAGGTTCCCCCAAAAGTAGAATATTCCTTGACGTCATATGGCCAAAGTCTGCTTCCGGTTCTTCGATTGATGTACGATTGGGGTAAAAATTACGGAGAAAATGTGATCTGGAAAGACACACCACCAGAAGAAAGATGCTAA
- the pepT gene encoding peptidase T, whose amino-acid sequence MKKEVVERFISYAQMDTQSNEDNETCPSTPGQMVLAHKLALELKEIGMAEVQVDEHGYVMATLPANTEKDVPTIGFLAHLDTATDFTGTNVKPQIVDNYDGKDIILNKELNVVLSTASFPELTEYKGHTLITTDGTTLLGADNKAGIAEIMTAMNYLLQHPEIKHGKIRVAFTPDEEIGRGPHKFDVAAFNASYAYTVDGGPLGELEYESFNAASAKISIYGVNVHPGTAKGKMIHSAKIAMALHLRLPSEEAPEFTDGYEGFYHLSSIEGTPEFSKLQYIIRDFDREKFEARKTYLSTIVDEFKSIHGEENIVLEMKDQYYNMGEKIEPVRHIVDIAHEAMENLNITPIIRPIRGGTDGSQLSYMGLPTPNIFTGGENFHGKFEYASADNMVKAVNVIVEIAKLFEQKA is encoded by the coding sequence GTGAAAAAAGAGGTTGTAGAACGGTTTATTTCGTATGCTCAAATGGATACCCAATCTAACGAGGATAATGAGACTTGTCCTTCCACCCCAGGGCAGATGGTGCTGGCTCACAAGCTGGCCCTAGAGCTCAAGGAAATCGGCATGGCTGAAGTGCAGGTGGACGAGCATGGTTATGTCATGGCTACGCTCCCAGCGAATACAGAGAAGGATGTTCCAACCATTGGTTTCTTGGCACATCTGGATACGGCGACTGATTTCACTGGAACGAATGTAAAGCCGCAGATCGTGGATAACTACGATGGCAAAGATATTATTTTGAACAAAGAGTTGAATGTTGTATTATCCACCGCGAGCTTCCCGGAGCTGACAGAATATAAAGGCCACACATTAATAACAACCGACGGCACCACCTTGCTTGGCGCAGATAATAAAGCCGGTATTGCGGAGATTATGACAGCTATGAATTACCTCCTTCAGCATCCTGAAATTAAACATGGCAAGATTAGAGTCGCCTTCACACCGGACGAAGAAATCGGTCGCGGGCCTCACAAATTTGACGTTGCTGCTTTTAATGCTTCCTATGCTTACACTGTGGACGGCGGTCCTCTGGGAGAACTAGAATATGAAAGCTTTAATGCCGCATCTGCCAAAATCTCTATCTACGGCGTCAACGTACACCCTGGTACCGCAAAAGGAAAAATGATTCATTCCGCAAAAATTGCCATGGCACTACATCTTAGACTCCCTTCTGAGGAAGCCCCAGAATTCACAGACGGTTATGAAGGCTTCTACCACCTCAGCTCCATAGAAGGCACACCGGAGTTCAGCAAGCTTCAATATATTATCCGTGACTTCGACCGCGAGAAATTCGAGGCACGTAAAACCTATCTTTCTACCATCGTCGATGAATTCAAGAGCATCCACGGTGAAGAAAACATCGTACTTGAAATGAAAGACCAATATTACAATATGGGCGAAAAAATCGAACCCGTGCGACATATCGTCGATATTGCCCATGAGGCGATGGAGAATCTTAACATCACACCGATCATCCGCCCGATTCGCGGGGGTACAGATGGCTCGCAGCTTTCCTACATGGGTTTACCTACACCTAATATTTTCACTGGAGGCGAAAATTTCCACGGTAAATTCGAATACGCCTCTGCTGACAACATGGTAAAAGCGGTAAACGTCATCGTGGAGATTGCTAAGCTGTTCGAACAGAAAGCTTAA